One Pseudomonas rhizophila DNA window includes the following coding sequences:
- a CDS encoding response regulator: protein MNLPSVIRVALVDDHSLVRDGIRALLSVMPQLDVVGEAENGAQAIEMVGRCQPDLLLMDISLKDMNGLELTRLLGKQYPNLKILILSMYDNYEYVSESVRCGASGYVLKNAPSREIIAAIEAIISGGTFYSAEIAQRLATDPTTDNELTPRESQVLYKMVQGLNNKEMARELDISVRTVETHRLSIRRKLNIDKPAALVKYAIDHGIISR from the coding sequence ATGAACCTGCCCTCTGTGATCCGCGTCGCGCTGGTCGATGATCATTCCCTGGTCCGCGATGGCATCAGGGCCCTGTTGTCCGTCATGCCCCAACTGGACGTGGTGGGCGAAGCCGAGAATGGTGCACAGGCCATCGAGATGGTCGGGCGCTGCCAACCGGACCTGTTGCTGATGGACATCAGCCTCAAGGACATGAACGGACTTGAACTGACCCGCCTGCTGGGCAAGCAATACCCCAACCTCAAGATCCTCATCCTGAGCATGTACGACAATTATGAGTATGTGAGTGAGTCCGTGCGCTGCGGCGCCAGTGGCTACGTGCTCAAGAATGCCCCTTCGCGGGAAATCATCGCGGCCATTGAAGCCATCATCAGCGGTGGCACCTTCTACAGTGCCGAGATTGCCCAACGGCTGGCCACCGACCCAACCACCGACAACGAGCTGACGCCGCGCGAGAGTCAGGTGTTGTACAAAATGGTCCAGGGGCTGAACAACAAGGAAATGGCCCGGGAACTGGACATCAGCGTGCGCACCGTCGAAACCCATCGCCTGAGCATCCGCCGCAAGCTCAACATCGACAAGCCCGCGGCCCTGGTGAAATACGCCATCGATCACGGGATCATTTCACGCTAG
- a CDS encoding GGDEF domain-containing protein, with product MLMVPGILSVFGVAFVCAWFIDKKRDYLLLLAGGCGLFACGATSQLFGWPPGVGPNAIVSGALYTSAVLAVAEGVLLRSQKRLGWRLDVAVVCVISLALAWFFYIDRNLLARIYIQNFGYGAILLVAAVKLRSLLRGRLVDKALFWVLLVFALHFFPRTLLTVGLSVPLDRVAFANSVFWQALQLSLAVLGIGLAFVILAAAIADVIDDLRRERDFDPLTGVLNRRGFEERVSMLLMKSPRGTTALALCDIDNFKNINDSHGHDVGDNVLREVGQLLRTSARKRDIVGRLGGEEFAVLLPDTDAREAYECAERLRAAIENGTPVTRDTVGPVTASFGVGSLGPRETWQDLYKRVDTLLYQAKRTGRNRTVADEVPGRIERPTEVQS from the coding sequence ATGTTGATGGTCCCAGGGATCCTGTCGGTCTTTGGGGTTGCGTTCGTCTGCGCCTGGTTTATCGACAAAAAACGCGACTATCTGCTGCTCCTGGCTGGTGGCTGTGGCCTGTTCGCGTGTGGCGCCACGTCGCAGCTTTTCGGCTGGCCTCCCGGGGTCGGGCCCAATGCCATTGTGTCCGGCGCGCTGTATACCTCGGCGGTCCTGGCAGTGGCCGAAGGCGTTTTGCTGCGCTCGCAAAAACGCCTCGGCTGGCGGCTGGACGTGGCCGTGGTATGCGTCATTTCCCTGGCACTGGCCTGGTTCTTTTATATCGACCGCAACCTGCTTGCGCGCATCTACATCCAGAACTTCGGCTATGGTGCGATTTTGCTTGTGGCGGCGGTCAAGCTCAGATCGCTGTTACGCGGGCGACTCGTTGACAAGGCGCTGTTCTGGGTGTTGCTGGTCTTCGCGTTGCATTTCTTTCCGCGGACCCTGTTGACTGTCGGGCTGTCGGTGCCGCTGGACCGGGTCGCTTTCGCCAACTCGGTGTTCTGGCAGGCGCTCCAGTTGTCCCTGGCGGTGCTCGGTATCGGACTTGCCTTTGTGATTCTCGCCGCGGCCATTGCTGACGTGATCGATGACCTGCGTCGCGAACGCGACTTTGACCCGTTGACCGGTGTCTTGAACCGGCGCGGCTTCGAAGAACGGGTGTCGATGCTGCTGATGAAGAGCCCGCGCGGCACGACAGCGCTGGCACTGTGCGATATCGACAACTTCAAGAACATCAACGATAGCCATGGCCATGACGTGGGCGATAACGTCTTGCGCGAAGTTGGCCAACTGCTGCGCACTTCGGCGCGCAAACGGGACATCGTCGGGCGCCTCGGTGGTGAAGAATTCGCTGTGCTCCTGCCGGACACCGATGCCCGGGAAGCTTACGAATGTGCCGAGCGCTTGCGGGCGGCTATCGAGAACGGTACGCCTGTCACGCGCGATACGGTCGGGCCGGTCACCGCGAGTTTCGGTGTCGGCAGTCTAGGCCCCAGGGAAACCTGGCAGGATCTTTACAAGCGCGTAGATACCTTGCTTTACCAGGCGAAGCGAACCGGGCGCAATCGCACGGTGGCCGATGAAGTTCCGGGTCGGATCGAAAGGCCCACCGAGGTTCAGTCATAA